In Diorhabda carinulata isolate Delta chromosome 6, icDioCari1.1, whole genome shotgun sequence, a single genomic region encodes these proteins:
- the LOC130895968 gene encoding putative nuclease HARBI1, with amino-acid sequence MDRACLAIVIASAVVKKRKKRRIWVKDWLLERDRYTHLNLLNEIVVKNPADFKNYFRMSETTFLTLLDMVSPHIKKQDTNMRQSISPKERLAVTLRYLATGRNFADLKFSALISPAAISSMIIETCETLIYVLRDYIKLPLTEEEWLLTAAEFSKNCHFPTCLGALDGKHIAIKKPANTSSLYYNYKGHFSIVLMALVNANKEFIMVDVGANGRISDGGVLFYTKFWDLFLKKQLHIPPPTKLPGSEDYFPYVFVADEAFALHCNLMKPYPQKKCTKEQDTFNKRLSTARCVVENAFGILASRFGVFQKPINLGPDKATKITLACCYLHNYLKKESLNFSAQNEIESIDVGASLREEHSRNASDAKSTRDKYCTYFNLT; translated from the exons ATGGATAGAGCCTGTTTGGCAATAGTTATAGCTTCTGCtgttgtaaaaaaaagaaaaaaaagaagaatatgggTTAAGGATTGGCTGTTGGAAAGAGACAGGTACACCCATTTAAACCTATTGAATGAAATAGTAGTTAAAAATCctgcagatttcaaaaattattttcgaatgagTGAAACAACGTTTTTAACTTTATTGGACATGGTTTCACCTCATATTAAAAAGCAAGACACTAATATGAGACAAAGTATCAGTCCAAAAGAGCGACTCGCTGTTACTTTGCGATACCTGGCGACAGGAAGAAATTTTGCTGACCTCAAGTTCTCAGCATTGATTTCCCCAGCAGCAATTAGTTcaatgataattgaaacatgTGAAACTCTCATCTATGTGCTTCGAGATTATATCAAG cTTCCCTTAACAGAAGAGGAATGGTTATTAACTGCAGCAGAATTCAGCAAGAACTGCCACTTTCCTACTTGTCTCGGAGCTCTTGATGGAAAGCATATCGCCATAAAAAAACCGGCTAATACCTCCTCtctgtattataattataaaggacACTTTAGCATTGTTTTAATGGCATTGGTCAATGcaaataaggaatttataatGGTGGATGTAGGAGCTAATGGTAGGATCTCCGACGGTGGGGTcctcttttatacaaaattttgggatttgtttctaaaaaagcaATTGCATATTCCACCTCCCACAAAGTTACCAGGTTCAGAGGATTATTTTCCTTACGTTTTTGTGGCAGATGAGGCCTTTGCTTTGCACTGCAACCTTATGAAACCATaccctcaaaaaaaatgtacaaaggaGCAAGATACTTTCAATAAACGACTGTCCACAGCTCGATGTGTAGTCGAAAATGCCTTTGGCATTCTCGCATCAAGATTTGGTGTGTTTCAAAAGCCAATAAATCTTGGTCCTGacaaagcaacaaaaattacactagCATGCTGCTATCTgcataattacttaaaaaaggaATCTCTAAACTTTAGTGCACAAAACGAAATTGAAAGCATAGATGTAGGGGCTAGTCTTCGTGAAGAACATAGTAGGAATGCAAGCGACGCAAAATCCACAagggataaatattgtacatattttaatcttacataa
- the LOC130895969 gene encoding uncharacterized protein LOC130895969 translates to MEDNMDEDLKLFIHTFESMPELWSSTDPNYMKKNKRMEALNKLLPLYKKIKPNAEISDVRKKINTLRSNFRKELKKIESSKRSGCGTEDIYTPSSWVFYALQFLDKIEQPFETHSSIDVENEEEEQAQETTNIIPEDDVITQPSTSINYNRKSKKQKKCNKQSDLLNLACEYLTKEKEGDYNLNLAKVWATKLQNLDASQKILAEKAINDILFEATMGNLHHNSVKINEPQSSCLHSSNPSQILNGTLPSPVHVPSTTTTSPQKIMILNNNNNYDPIDDNGISSKNNLKDYYHTFSE, encoded by the exons ATGGAGGATAATATGGACGAagatcttaaattatttattcatacttttgAATCCATGCCCGAATTGTGGAGCTCCACAGAtccaaattacatgaaaaaaaataaaaggatggaagccttaaataaattattgcctttgtacaaaaaaataaaacctaacGCGGAAATTTCCGATgtcaggaaaaaaataaatacattaagatcaaattttcgaaaagaacttaagaaaattgaatcttCGAAAAG gTCTGGATGTGGTACCGAAGACATTTACACTCCGTCGTCATGGGTATTTTATgctcttcaatttcttgataaaatcgaGCAGCCATTCGAAACCCACTCGTCGATTGATGTGGAAAACGAGGAAGAGGAACAG gctcAAGAAACTACAAACATAATTCCAGAGGACGATGTTATCACTCAGCCTTCgacttcaataaattacaacagaaaatccaaaaaacaaaaaaaatgtaataaacaatcAGATTTGCTGAATTTAGCGTGTGAGTACCTGACCAAGGAAAAAGAAGGAGATTACAATCTTAACTTAGCGAAAGTTTGGGctacaaaattgcaaaatttggaTGCGTCCCAAAAAATACTTGCCGAAAAGGCCATAAACGACATTTTATTTGAGGCTACAATGGGGAATCTGCATCACAACTCCGTTAAAATCAACGAGCCGCAATCTTCCTGCCTCCATTCATCAAATCCTTCCCAAATACTGAACGGAACCCTTCCTAGTCCAGTCCATGTCCCTTCTACCACCACCACTTCCccccaaaaaattatgattttaaacaataataacaattatgatCCAATCGATGATAACggcatttcatcaaaaaataacttgaaggaCTACTATCatacattttctgaataa